The DNA segment aatatgtagaaaatatgtaaaaaattgATAAATATGGTGATAATTCCGAGCCTGTCGGAGAGACTGAAGAGACAGCCCAACATCGTTATCAGACGATAAACACGATACCGATatgaacaaattcattcatttttatgccCGTATCGTCCGCCATCTTCATCCAGGCTCATGTAGATTTAATTTCAATGTTGCGTGGTCATCTTTTCCCCGTCTGCCTCGTCATGTCAACTGATATGACGAGTCCTATCCAGTTGCTTACCAACATGGCTCTCATCCAAACCCCTGCTCCTTTCTTCCATTCTTACTTTCCTCCTTGCCTGCTTATGTCatccaaaagtgcagtttaaaGGTTGTGTAATCTAATTGGCGACACGGACACGGGCCACAACACGGAGCGTATGTCGTGTATCAGCGGACCGTGATCCGTGTTCGATGTATCGGATTCCTGCTCACGTATTATTAATAAGGGCTTTACGGCTCGGCGGGAGGCCGCAAGATTCGAGCGCACGTCTTGAATCTTGCATGAGCGGGAGTAACCGCTACCCCTCGAGTAAATCTGGTCACACGCGGGAATACGGTGTCATGTTGCCTCggatgcacgtgtgtgtgtgtgtggaggaggCAGATCCCTGCCTGTTCATTTGTCCTTTAGACATCCCGAGTCCGGCATTTATGACATCAGGAAGCACGACAAAGGGTCAGGATTGATAAAAAGTTCCAACAACCAAGTTTCCTGGAAGAACCTGAACTACACACTTCAAGAATGGAAGTTTGGTAAGACAGAAAATCTATTCTATACTTTACAAGACAGCATTCATTGTATTGACTTGATTACTGTGGTTGtctttcaattttaatttaaattcgcaataaaataaaaatacaaaaaaattaaaattaatttaaagcGACTATAATAGTAGGAATCTTGTTCTGaagtataaaaaatactatacattttttaattcaataaatatacatattaccttctttttatttaatagattaatttttatatattttaagtaatggtgttttattttagtttattattaaGTCTAGTTTTGTAAAtgcattaattaaatatttggctattttgtttttagggacagtgtaaatatatacatacaactatttctattatttctcGGGATGGCCGATATAATATTGtgccgatatcagcataaattTTAAgtaatgatattttattttagtttttttttaattcaatattttgttttgataaaaaaaagtcccaCCTAACCAAGTTTCCTGGAAGAACCCGAACTACACACTTCAAGAATGGAAGTTTGGTAAGACAGACCATCTATTCTATACTTTACAAGACAGCATTCATTGTATTGACTTGATTACTGTGGTTGTCtttcaatttaaatttaaatttgcaataaaataaaaaatttttttttatttaaagcgACCATAATAGTAGGAATCCTGTTCTGTAGTATAAAAAAtactatacattttttaattcaataaatatacatattaacatcttttttatttaatagaTTAATTTTTATATCTTTTAAGTAATGatcttttattttagtttattattaagtgtagttttttttaatgcattaattaaatatttggctattttgtaaaatattatacagtatgcatATATTATATGTCAAAATTTAGGGacagtgtaaatatatatatatatatatacaactatttttattatttctagtgaaatcattattattattattaattattattattttattatttctagacccaatatcagcatacattttaagtaatgatattttattttagtttattatgAAGTGtagttttgtaaatgtattaattaaatatttggctattttgtaaaatattatacagtatgcatatattatgtgtcaaaatatttttagtatttctagggaaataataataataattattaattattattattttattatttttaggcccaatatcagcataaattttaagtaattatattttattttagtttattattaagtgtagtttttttaatgcattaattaaatatttggctattttgtaaaatattatactgtatgcatATATTATATGTCAAAATTTAGGGACagtgtaaatatacatatatatatatacaactatttttattatttctatggaaataataataattattaataattaataataattattattttttattattatttctaagcccgatatcagcataaattTTAAGTAATTAtatgttattttagtttattattaagtgtagttttttaaatgcattaattaaatattatatatatatacacacaactaTTTCTAGGGATAGCCGAtaaatatcggcccaatatcagcatacaTTTTaagtaattatattattattattattttagttaaaTATTTGgctattttgtaaaatattatacaCTATGCATATATTATATGTCAACATTTAGGTACAGtgtaaatttatatatataatatacaattatttctattatttctaGGGATGGCTGATAAATATCGGCtagatatcagcataaaaatgcgatcagattttttcctgatcataaAAACcgatattaagaaaaaaacatgttcattccaccacagtaGATATGTCATGTTAGACATATCCGTATCGGAATAtcggcaaaaaaaagccaatatcggatatccctgattattttttattaatttttgggtcttatataaaatataatacatcaCCATACGTGTATAGTATATGACATTTAGGGATACCGTGTGTATATGatgaatttttaataataataataatttgttttccAGACAAACCAGCTCACATTTGAGTCGACCCTGGAGGGAATCAGTTTCATCAAAGCCGGACCGGCAACTTCCGTCTCCCGCATGGACCAAGGCGGACATCTTGCAACCCCATCCGAAGTGGACGTGGATCTGGGCTTCGCTCTCTTCTTCCTCGGCCTTTTGTGTTTCTTCCTGCTGGTGACGGTGGTGCGATGCGCCCAGACGGTGGTGGACCCTTACGGTTCCATCTCCACCTCCACCTACCAGGAGGAGCAGATCACCTGAAGTTCGGGGGGGACTGGGGGGGATCAAACCTGAACAAAAAACTCAGTGGAGTGACTGGAGCGGAGGAGAAACTTGTCAGCTGCTGGATGTGTGTTATCAAGGGGGTAcatgattaaaaattaaaaaactgatTACGTTACAACAGTTAGGCAGTGtacttgaacgcatcatcatGTGAGCGGACCCTGCACAGCAGAAGGACACAAAGTTgcttattgttttgtgtgtaaCACTTCCTGTTCCCTTCAAAAATTATATTCTTCTATAGTTCATcaaatagtaaaatatatatataaaaatgcattgtattgtttgtatgattggaatattatattatatttaattaatatttattttaattaatattaattaatattatatttaataatatgtcatttaattattacatttaatataataattacacaatttaaattttaaataattgttaaaatAATTTGCATTGTGTTGTTTGTATAATTGGAAaattttatgtcatttaattattacatttaagataataattacacaatttaaattttaaataattgttaatataaTTTGCATTGTGTTGTTTGTATGATTGgaatattttatgtcatttaattattacatttaatataataattacgcaatttaaattttaaataattgttaaaatAATTTGCATTGTATTGTTTGTATGATTAgaatattttatgtcatttaattattacatttaatataataattacacaatttaaattttaaataattgttaaaataattttaatttaattaaaaaatgtaaaaaataaatttgattattttgtttattttaataaataatattagtattactataataaatagtttaataaaataattaaaatatgctGAAATGATATTTgtgttaaatttaatttaacgtaattaaatattttatttaaatacttttattatttaaataatattttatatattggcaaaaaataaatcatttataaaatacaaataaatacttaaataaataaataaaattaacatcACCCAATTTTTTCATTAACAAAGTACTAAttgcaaaattaaaattacaatagaCTCACCCATActtcaaaatataataataagtaatataataataaaaatataataagtcAATACTTtcagttaataataattttaatgacaaaaattaTGAATACAATTAACATCAAATTTAAATCACACAGTTTGCACACAGGCTACATTTATACTAAGCGATAACTACAATAAAAAGTGAGTGGTCACaagttttattaataaaatcatATAGAAGGTGATTATTTTTCCCTTTGTTTTGGCGCCCCCTGGCGACTACAATGCCTCCTAACCTTGAAtaacagtatactgtatatataattagTTCTTTTAAGGGGGGAAAAACTCACAGTATAGAGCATATGTAATGTTAAAGACAAACCGACGAATTAtatgtaaaaattaataaaacaaaaacaatgatgaatataatataaatgcgGCTATCTTTGGGGAAAACTATATAAACGTGTAAGAGTGACATCTACTGGAAGAAAAGCTAcattgcacacacaaaaaaaacatcctgaaTCATTGACGTAATACTTCCTGTAAaccaggccttcaaaataaaagcatcacCCATCAAAAGCAAgtaaaataacatataatagattaaaaataatacattaaaatgttattttcaaatgtaaaatgtttaaaCAGAGCGGTGTTGTTTTTCGCTACATGTTAACCTAACAGACAAACGGAAGAAAAGTTTGCTATAACGTGACCACGCCCCTTCGAAGTGTCTCGTGGTTTAGCGCCGCAGCGGTCACGTGACCACACCGTCGTCTCATTACTTCCTGTATCCTAGTCTGTTCAACTGCGgaggaaaaaaactaaaataacggATACATTCGTTTGTCCGGAGGAAGAAAATACatcttaataatttaatatttttgcctgtgtgtatatatgtgtgaatTTTGTCGTGTGAAGTCGCCTTCAAGTGTTATTTAACGGCGAGGAGAATGAGCGGATGAATCCCTGTTAGCTATTTGgccattttttcccccccaccaaCCACCCCTCCATTCCGTGACATTTTCCACTAGCACACTTGACGTCTGTCATCATGTCAAAATACACCAGCTTTCCCGAACCCACGGAAGAACAGAACCCTTTCCAGGTGAGTGATACAAAAGCTTAGCAACTTAGCTAACGGTATCGTTAAAACCCAAATACGGCTACACTGAAGTTTAGTTATAAGCAACAGCTGACTCGGGGGTCGCTCATGTGACATCTTGGTTGTGCCAACTTGTAACGTctatggagaaaaaaacacacgaaTAAACTGTCATAAaacgttgttgttgtgttgatttatgtatttattttatgtacacaGGACCCGGCCGTGAcccaacacagcagcaacaccgGATATGCCACACTGGATCTTTACAATCCGTTCGAAAGCACGGCGGAGGTGAGTCAGTCGTTATTTGGACGCCATTAATATGGACTGTTATTTATAATATGTGGCAACATGACAGCGATTGGGGACAAAGTCAgtcaaaatatggtaatggtaatggtttaatttcatttgaacatgcatcagattacaattgaatgcatcccataatcagttcacagttccacatgtccaaaaggagtaggaagaagcaaagcttattaaatcctacccctccatctggtacttttacaatcagtaactgttacatttgttcacttcctgctttcctaatatagtttaagttgtttttttgtttgtttttgttttattttttaaattttttttaatttttatttttttttaatgtttaaattttaaatttttattttaaatttaatttgtattttttactactatttttattttttatttgtttttatttgtactccgttttcctcccacattccaaaaaacattctATGTTAattcgtaatggtaatggtaattgtttaatttcatttgaacatgcatcagattacaattgaatgcatcccataatcagttcacagttccacatgtccaaaaggagtaggaagaagcaaagcttattaaatcctacccctccatcttgtacttttacaatcagtaactgttacatttgttcacttcctgctttcctaatatagtttaagttgtttttttgtttgtttttgttttatttttttatttttttaattttttttttaaatgtttaaattttattttaaatttattttttattttttactactatttttattttttatttgtttttatttgtactccgttttcctcccacattccaaaaacatgctatgttaattggtaatggtaatggtttaatttcatttgaacatgcatcagattacaattgaatgcatcccataatcagttcacagttccacatgtccaaaaggagtaggaagaagcaaagcttattaaatcctaccccgaCATCTGGTACttatacaatcagtaactcttacatttgttcacttcctgctttccataatatagtttaagttgttttttttgtttgtttttgtttttattttttaccatttttaaattttttttattttattttatttttaagcttattaaatcctacccctccatttggtatttttacaatcagtaactgttacatttgttcacttcctgctttctataatacagtttaatttttttttttttttttattttgaatttttgaattttttcctaatatactttaagttttttttaattttaattttaattttaattttaattttaattttaattttaattttaattttaattttaattttaattttaattttaattttaattttaattttaattttaattttaattttgttccagactcttcatccttgtatttagcaaacatcaactgcttgtattgtttcttgaattggctcatcgttgtgcattgtttgaggtccttactcaatccattccatagtttgattccacatactgaaatgctatggctttttaacgttttaacagttattaggtttagggctCAATCACTTTATCACATTCCATATTATTTTAAGGCTTCCTCCATGTGATCTCCCTTATGATGTGAATATTTATCCAACTATTGCTAGTGCCGCATATGACTGAACAAAAATCTGACTtcttacttttctttttttgtattttagccTCCACCGCCTTATGAAGCCACCTCTCCTACTGCTCCATCCATGCCTGCACAGACCCCACCCAGCCGAACAACACCTACTCAGCCTAACAACTATGGCTCCTATAACACCCATAACAACCAGGTATTGCTTGCTCTTGTTCGGTCGCCACGGGTGCAAACACTCATATTAGTAGGTAAAAGTCATGTAAAATCATTCAAATGTGGATTTCGGAAAACGGTATTACTAAGATAGTCCATCAAAAAGTGTGCCTGACCTGAgtttagaattaaaaacaaaacataatttaaaagttTTATTAATTAGGgggctgcaatgacgtcagcctcccgcTGGGCTTTGGTGCTCCCTCTGATAGACAGAGGCAGTCTTTCAGCGCCATctatcattttctatgctttcgatgctccttcattttttttttgtatatttatattttctgagtgttaagttgctgtgtgatgattttggtattctttgtaagatgagaGTGAgtgcagcaacttaacacccaataAGTGTGCCTGACCTGAGtttagaattaaaaataaacataatttaaaagttttcccataatgcatcgcGTCTGAGCAACGTATTAAttagggtgctgcaatgacgtcagcctcccgcTGGAATGATTTTGGCATTCTTTTTAAGATGAGATCGAGTGTCAGACTGTTATAGTCGtggaaaaattaattaattaaaaattaattcgggtgctgcaatgatgtcagcctcccgcTGGGCTTTGGGTTCCCTCTGATAGACAGAGGCAGTCTTTCAGCGccatccatcattttctatgctttcgatgctccttcattttttttttgtatatttatattttctgagtgttaagttgctgtgtgatgattttggcattctttgtaagatgagaGTGTgtgcagcaacttaacacccaaaaagtGTGCCTGACCTGAgtttagaattaaaaacaaaacataatttaaaagttttcccataatgcatcgcGTCTGAGCAACGTATTAAttagggtgctgcaatgacgtcagcctcccgcTGGAATGATTTTGGCATTCTTTTTAAGATGAGATCGAGTGTCAGACTGTTATAGTCGtggaaaaattaattaattaaaaattaattcgggtgctgcaatgacgtcagcctcccgcTGGGCTTTGGACTCCCTCTAATAGCTGAGTCTTTCAGCGccatccatcattttctatgctttcgatgctccttcattttttttgtatatttatattttctgagtgttaagttgctgtgtgatgattttggcattCTTTGTAAAATGAGAGTGAGTGTCGTGGAAAGAAATATTAGAGcagctttgtttcttcagttcatttgttcatttaatTACATAAACACTATAAATATATCACCAATATTAGAGTATAAACATATGAAAACGGCATATTACGTTTGTTACTGACGATGTCTTGTGTTTGCCAGACTGCAGTCAATGCCACCACGACTGAGCTGATGAAAAAACAGGAGGAGCTGGAAAGGAAAGCCCGGGAGCTGGAAAGGAGAGAACGGGAGCTGCAGTCACACAGCCTGGGGCCTGGAGCCTGTGAGAGAGAGGCGGGCGGGCGGGGTGGGAGGGCTGGGCCGGGGGGAGGGGGACATCTAAATAATATGAAGCATAACAGGAACATCCTAATGTAATATGGAAATACAGAAAGGTCTGTTCATGATTTAATCCAGCAACCCTCATTTTAGTTTCCCTCTCAAAATCACAGGGAGAATTACTTTCAACTTTGACCCCTGCAGATAATTTATAGCTAAATTCTAATCTCATAACgtctttatttcataattactACTAATTGTGTAATGACTCTGTCACTCACGAGTCAATGAACAACactaagaacactaaattcatcacacagcaacttaacacccaaaaaaaGTGTGCCTGACCtgagtttagaataaaaaaaaaaacaaaacacaatttaaaaattttcccataatgcatcgcGTCTGAGGAACATTAAttagggtgctgcaatgacgtcagcctcccgcTGGGATTTGGGCTCCCTCTGATGGACAGAGGCAGTCTTTCAGCGCCGtccatcattttctatgctttcgATGCTCCttcattttttgtatatttatactttctgagtgttaagttgctgtgtgatgattttggcattctttgtaagatgagaGTGAGTGCAGCAACTTGCAGCACCCGAAAAGTGTATCTGACCTGAgtttagaattaaaaacaaacaaaacataatttaaaagttttcccataatgcatcacGTTTGAGCAACGTATTAAttagggtgctgcaatgacgtcagccacCCCCTGGAATGATTTTggcattctttgtaagatgagaGTCAGTGTCAGACTGTTATAGTcatgtaaaaattaattaattaaaaattaattagggtgctgcaatgacgtcagcctcccgcTGGGCTTTGGGCTCCCTCTGATAGACAGTCTTTCAGCGCCATctatcattttctatgctttcgATGCTCtttcattttttgtatatttatactttgagtgttaagttgctgtgtgatgattttggcattCTTTGTCAGTGTCAGACTGTtatagtcatggaaaaaaatattagaccagctttgttttttttagtttatttgttcattttaatgcctgttttttttttcattacaatgacgacaacaaaaatagctcacaaGAATGTAATTTAAGAGCTTATATTTAGCTATTTCCATTGCTTAAGTACTTAAATCAATAGCTATGGTAGTATACGGCGGAATTtatttgcagtattttatagttttatatgccAAATCAGTAAAGGACACGTTTATGTGAAaataatggaatttttttttgctcccgcATCAGCCCGTCAAAATAATTGGCCTCCCCTGCCTTCATTCTGCCCGGTCGGACCGTGCTTCTACCAGGACATCAACGTGGAGATCAGCCAGCGCTTCCAGCGTACCGTCACCCTCATGTACTACTTCTGGATGTGTGAGTTTGGGGTTTGTAGTACTTTTTCGGTGCCCTGTCGGCTCTGTGGGCCTTGAAATTGTCTTTTATTGTAAACAAAGTATTAGTGCATACACAGTCCAGATTCATATTGCTATTATGTGTCAGATGCGGTATCGTGCCCattcattctgttttttttgtctccttcTTGCCTTCTCCAGTCAGCACTTGCACTTTGGTCTTCAACCTGATCTCCTCGTTGGCCATGTTCTGCGTGGACACTTCTGTCGGTGTTGGTTTCGGCCTTGCCATTCTCTGGGCTCTGCTCTTCACACCTTGCTCCTTCCTCTGCTGGTATCGGCCTGCGTACAAAGCCTTCAGGTGCATACCGCCATCTAAAGTTCCAAAGTTGTGTCCAAAGGTTTTTCCAGCAAGgcccacatagtgaaaaatgaaaggatatgataagaagttatatatgtatatatatgtaagaaAATGTCGGTGAAAAAGCTTACTCTTAGTGTCAATATttaaatttctgctgtttttatttcttattaatgttaaaagttaaaagtttaaaattgttattacaattttagatttttttgtaataaaaaaattacaaattaattaaacatttttaaatctattttttctttaatatttcaacccgatgctattaaaatgaaagtttttctttataatattataataaattataataatttataattataaatttccttataatattcggactttattctcgtacaattataacagtttttttcaagttatttttaatatttccaaCTGTTGCAAATTtcctttttgtaaatttactttattcccataatattttgactcgtagcatttttttcttttcttatgtCATCACGACTATAAAAcaataatgtcttttttttgaatatttcaacttcctgctACTAAAGTGACGTTATTTTTTCTCACACTATTGTGATgatattcttggaaaattatgtaattttcttgttatattacactaatttaatttaatttaatttaatttaatttaatttaatttaatttaatttaatttaatttaatttaatttaatttaatttaatttaatttaatttaatttaatttaatttaatttaatttaatttaatttaatttaatttaatttaatttaatttaatttaatttttgcacCATCCTAAAGAAACGATTCATGGCTACAAAAATGCCCTTTTGTAATGTCTttaactgtttgttttttttaattcataacaCTGTGCCATGACAGATACATGCAAGCGTTTAGTGATTACTTTCCATATATTGCAATAAATTTAGTAAATTTAACAATAGCAATATTTCCCCTCATCTCTCTAGGAGTGACAGTTCCTTCaacttcttcatcttcttcttcattttcttcGCCCAAGTGGCTGTGTATGTCATCATGACCATCGGCATCCCTGGGTGGGGGTTCAGGTATGTCCATACTGCCGTTGCATCAGTCGTATGTATAtgcaatgtacagtatatatatataatgtattgtttattgttgttattgtatttgtttctttaaaggggacctattatgttaattttccggccctttgtattgagttgtattgactcctatagagcagcgacacacaataacccgcacagaaggCTTTCTtgctcttccagaatctgtacccattcagctgtatttctttggatttcgtgcttcctgcaaaaacgatctttttttttaatgtataatccaactttataggagttgattaACTTAAAGGGAGTGGATAATAAACggcaatttatatttttaaaatgttggcttttaacatacTAGCAAATTGCTAGCAACGTTAACAGCCACGCACATAAGGAAGCCctctcctttgtgacatcacaaagggaatagttttgcaacgccctctgaaaccgaacgttttgagccatcccaaacgtctttcagggctcacttccgaaAGTGCAAACcgaactttggcatcgtttaacacgagaataaaaaggtcggaaaagtggaaaaagcataataggtcccctttaataacaaAACCTAAAATTCCCGGTGTATTTTCTTCTTGTCGTCGTGTGACAGCGGCTGGATCGTGAGCTTGGCCGCTCTGAAAACAAGCACCCCCGTGGGCGTGATCATGATGATGAATGCCATCCTCTTCACTGCCCAGGCCGCCATTGGAGTGTTCATGCTGAAGAAGGTGAACTTTTCAAAATgacacatacagtggaaccttggttagcgtcattcgtGCTTTTCCAGTAGGTCAGACTTTA comes from the Doryrhamphus excisus isolate RoL2022-K1 chromosome 14, RoL_Dexc_1.0, whole genome shotgun sequence genome and includes:
- the scamp3 gene encoding secretory carrier-associated membrane protein 3, translating into MSKYTSFPEPTEEQNPFQDPAVTQHSSNTGYATLDLYNPFESTAEPPPPYEATSPTAPSMPAQTPPSRTTPTQPNNYGSYNTHNNQTAVNATTTELMKKQEELERKARELERRERELQSHSLGPGASRQNNWPPLPSFCPVGPCFYQDINVEISQRFQRTVTLMYYFWMFSTCTLVFNLISSLAMFCVDTSVGVGFGLAILWALLFTPCSFLCWYRPAYKAFRSDSSFNFFIFFFIFFAQVAVYVIMTIGIPGWGFSGWIVSLAALKTSTPVGVIMMMNAILFTAQAAIGVFMLKKVHGMYRQTDASFQKAQAEFATGVMSNQAVRQAAANAAANAAQGAFTAPR